The Corylus avellana chromosome ca8, CavTom2PMs-1.0 genome has a segment encoding these proteins:
- the LOC132189677 gene encoding uncharacterized protein LOC132189677, whose product MPSEDSKPVKKSELEDEEEDDEKQSLGSILEGRKKKLSNANANAGSVKPRPKEPKVKKEERLDDEDEKPIKSSLSSGSRFKVKKEENEDDDDDKPLAKRSSNTKPDKELKRRKTTKEEEKEKADTATERKKREKKVYDLPGQKRDPPEERDPLRIFYETLYKHNPDSEMAQFWMMESGLLSKELAKKVYEKKQKRSNQQKFSSPAKAVATVKRSTVSVSVVKKKLPCSPVSSNKKRTTDSIAASKQTKKQKIEDGSSDDDIVLANRKRPSSLISSIKKTTTDSKVLSKQSKKRKRIEDGSSEDDSDDDFEPIAMTKKQRAA is encoded by the exons ATGCCCTCGGAGGATTCGAAGCCCGTGAAGAAATCGGAGTTGGAAGACGAAGAGGAAGATGACGAGAAGCAGAGCCTGGGATCGATTCTCGAAGGCCGCAAGAAGAAACTCTCAAATGCAAATGCAAATGCTGGTTCGGTCAAACCTCGGCCCAAAGAACCAAAAGTGAAGAAAGAAGAGCGCCTAGATGACGAAGATGAGAAACCCATTAagtcttctctttcttctggGTCTCGCTTCAAAGTTAAGAAGGAAGAGAATGAAGACGACGACGATGACAAGCCCCTTGCCAAACGAAGCTCTAATACTAAGCCTGACAAG GAACTAAAGCGGAGAAAGACGAcaaaggaggaggagaaggagaaggcaGATACGGCAACAGAGCGgaagaagagggagaagaaggtgTATGATTTGCCTGGTCAGAAGCGAGACCCTCCCGAGGAG AGAGACCCACTGAGGATCTTTTATGAAACGCTTTATAAGCACAATCCGGATAGCGAAATGGCGCAGTTCTG GATGATGGAGTCTGGTTTGCTTTCCAAAGAGCTTGCGAAGAAAGTTTATGAGAAGAAGCAGAAAAGGAGTAATCAGCAGAAGTTCAGTTCCCCAGCCAAAGCTGTAGCAACCGTGAAGCGGAGTACTGTGTCTGTTAGTGTTGTTAAGAAAAAATTACCATGCTCCCCAGTTTCATCAAACAAGAAGAGGACGACAGACTCGATAGCTGCATCAAAGCAGACTAAGAAGCAGAAGATTGAGGATGGAAGTTCTGATGATGACATTGTTTTGGCTAACAGGAAAAGGCCATCCTCTCTAATTTCTTCTATTAAAAAGACCACCACAGACTCAAAAGTTTTATCGAAGCAGTCTAAGAAACGGAAAAGGATTGAAGATGGAAGCTCCGAAGATGATTCAGACGATGACTTTGAACCCATAGCAATGACAAAGAAGCAGCGAGCAGCTTGA
- the LOC132190216 gene encoding uncharacterized protein LOC132190216 has product MMRRSVIAPVTDFTTDDIDAADVLLMLYLPRVFLKVERWAVKRRRSSWSSMQSFRRGVTGSGGVALKCEAEGAPAAKADSLSPAVKAEALIPADKAEALIPADKAEALSPATPLSFPPSSESDEKPKQDLQRKFPQKRKREEWMVIIDGLNQDRALLKEEIENMRRNCDNVRAFNLELKAKLSSGPCLETGKIGAENKDSDQIGQLHPLLPSSNGSGMAHSNMGPSGLPDLNISAEGTIGIESSGPVDLNVANKNLGRAMALAAQARHRRMLIRRIKKIQVSNNTTHR; this is encoded by the exons ATGATGCGGCGGAGTGTAATCGCTCCGGTCACCGACTTCACGACGGATGACATTGACGCCGCCGACGTCTTGCTCATGCTCTATTTACCGCGAGTGTTCCTCAAGGTCGAGAGATGGGCCGTGAAGAGAAGGAGATCTTCCTGGAGTTCAATGCAATCTTTCCGTCGTGGGGTCACTGGGTCTGGTGGGGTGGCTCTCAAGTGTGAGGCGGAAGGTGCACCGGCGGCCAAGGCCGATTCCTTGAGTCCAGCGGTCAAGGCAGAGGCTTTGATTCCGGCGGACAAGGCAGAGGCTTTGATTCCGGCGGACAAGGCGGAGGCTTTGAGTCCGGCGACCCCTCTTTCCTTCCCGCCTAGTAGCGAATCGGACGAGAAGCCGAAGCAAGACCTGCAAAGAAAATTCCCTCAGAAAAGG AAGAGAGAGGAGTGGATGGTGATTATTGACGGATTAAATCAAGACAGGGCTTTGCTAAAAGAG GAAATTGAGAATATGAGACGTAATTGCGACAACGTGAGAGCTTTCAATTTGGAGTTGAAGGCGAag TTAAGCTCTGGCCCCTGTTTGGAAACTGGTAAAATTGGTGCAGAAAATAAAGATTCGGATCAGATTGGTCAGCTGCACCCCTTGTTGCCATCTAGCAATGGATCTGGCATGGCCCACAGCAATATGGGTCCATCTGGTCTTCCTGATCTCAACATCTCTGCAGAAGGAACGATCGGGATTGAGTCTTCCGGACCGGTTGATCTCAACGTGGCCAACAAGAATTTGGGTCGGGCTATGGCACTGGCTGCTCAAGCCAGACACAGGAGGATGCTGATTCGCAGGATCAAGAAAATTCAAGTCTCCAATAACACGACGCATAGATGA
- the LOC132189927 gene encoding uncharacterized protein LOC132189927 isoform X1: MASDGVPPPLIAAQLNYLLNHFPLSVKVDQMWSGSKYYPGVLDRFTIAIPYCLDVVKWDVIYNVESPMSAPDVIFGPDDENFHPLSAKSKTDSLLDDWNSRDPTRLMALIQELRDRYVEYQKKRVAEVDDDRLKFEISTIVFREGIEMYMSSGAEKPEEVRFAVPLTDMNIDKMVPGCPWRHPPKIYLQVMYPVGRKYGSAPSAPRLKLVSTSELKAIFSIEDVKLPPWSDGMCMAEYLPHLEEFLEKQILEAVSLIDVRRRFIEALAPLFGRPLEADPVFCRKATFLAGSGVFTFLVHFMIPTQFPKLPPALMLQSSQHLNSQGVPLKSLPLTDYPWSPRWDVSLMAERIFEFLADEALNFKRYCNESQLQH; encoded by the exons ATGGCTTCGGACGGTGTTCCTCCTCCGTTAATCGCCGCTCAGCTCAATTACCTCCTCAACCACTTTCCCCTCTCTGTTAAG GTTGATCAGATGTGGTCCGGTAGCAAGTACTACCCTGGAGTCCTTGACCGGTTCACGATAGCAATCCCGTATTGCCTTGACGTTGTCAAAT GGGATGTCATATACAACGTAGAGTCGCCAATGTCCGCGCCGGATGTTATATTTGGACCGGACGATGAAAATTTTCATCCACTGAGCGCAAAGTCGAAGACTGATAGCTTACTTGATGATTGGAACAGCAGAGACCCTACGCGGCTAATGGCTCTCATTCAAGAACTCAG ggATCGATATGTGGAGTACCAGAAAAAGCGTGTTGCGGAGGTTGATGATGATAGGTTGAAATTCGAAATTAGCACTATTGTATTTAGAGAG GGAATTGAAATGTATATGAGCTCAGGTGCTGAAAAG CCAGAGGAAGTCAGATTTGCAGTGCCTTTAACAGACATGAACATTGATAAGATGGTGCCTGGGTGCCCTTGGAGACATCCGCCAAAGATATACTTGCAG gttATGTACCCTGTTGGGAGAAAATATGGATCTGCTCCTTCAGCACCTCGTCTGAAATTAGTGTCTACCTCTGAGTTGAAGGCTATCTTTTCCATTGAAGATGTCAAACTTCCTCCATGGTCAGATGGAAT GTGCATGGCTGAATATCTTCCCCATCTGGAAGAATTTCTTGAGAAACAG ATCTTGGAGGCAGTTTCACTAATTGATGTTAGAAGGCGCTTTATTGAGGCGTTAGCCCCTCTGTTTGGAAGGCCATTAGAAGCTGATCCG GTATTTTGCCGGAAGGCAACATTTCTAGCTGGCTCTGGGGTGTTTACGTTCCTG GTTCACTTTATGATTCCAACTCAGTTTCCAAAGCTGCCACCAGCTTTGATGCTTCAAAGTTCTCAG CATTTGAACTCCCAAGGTGTACCACTCAAGTCTCTTCCTCTGACTGATTACCCATGGAGCCCAAGATGGGATGTGTCACTAATGGCGGAGCGGATCTT TGAGTTTTTGGCGGATGAGGCTTTGAACTTTAAGAGGTACTGCAACGAGTCTCAGCTTCAACACTAG
- the LOC132191052 gene encoding LOW QUALITY PROTEIN: putative E3 ubiquitin-protein ligase LIN-1 (The sequence of the model RefSeq protein was modified relative to this genomic sequence to represent the inferred CDS: inserted 6 bases in 5 codons), whose translation MNAKYGFSMDQKNMVKLLVTTIDNFTRDRLINKEERAQHKEQCAERLAAEDGSYEKEMAEVRYSDQAVLANLDWGIEVLEEAVETSNMETKLTRLDHAEKMLQVCALLSSDHKTAGVPNFYLSAWAHLNLSYLWKLRNNVHNSVLHVLEMFIVDPFFSRIDFAPELWKDLFLPHMSSIVGWYSEERHRLVMQAIPDASDLSFTADLDQFFNESVILTLRPDELEKLQKLEKLYGESLDENTRLFAKHYKDCMNSDSTSSKRERMIPMFPIAEPPTTPLHEVNRSIPDYVKFGPILPKSAGFSXMLNSKYGAREASRSYTLASCRTNVSSSTSQILEESAGWDPQEDLLEENEDDSEYEADDGYVDSDEISNKSTSLSRRTMETGPKALPYEIKIQTRPNSSIFSPLDSPKTPSPKIPSPKPDKHFKKLHVLLLMSTRVKDLTVATSLPASPHIRSDSSISSAESDGETQKIFRKICSRRRRMSCDNVNIQVVENSSIHEGDEGSQSFISLPTSDKSVXRTKPPKDFVCPITSHIFGDPVTLETGQTFERKAIQEWLERGNMTCPITRQPLSATTLPKTNYVLKGLITSWKEQYPDLAQEFSYSETPRDSFGSHSSKETPLASTLDRTSDFYCYQSVNEHLNNRSKRFARASAFSSPTSVISQAEVETIINGLKPYVSCLCNSENLQECEEGVLAIAGLLKDSKADRGVQSYLSNPTIVNGFGEILSASKNREVLRTSIYILSELLIADESIREALSSVDSDFDCLAALLKNGLAEAAVLIFQLRPAFSQLSVHELVPSLVQIILNRSTELDGLQFVMEPQDAAIAMLEQVLMGGDNCSRSLNALSVISANGIPALTKCLDRLEGRRSIVSILFCCMQAEKSCRNLIANRIELSPVLELFHAGTDGVRGICIDFLSELVRLNRRTCCNQILHIIKDEGAFSTMHTFLVYLQMAPVKQQPAIAALLLQLDLLVEPRKMSIYREEAIDALIEAVRRKDFSNSQMMALDALLSLSGRLTSSGEPYSEAWLLKIAGFDQPYNALMKAEELRKHDNDLMETMVCICLEEEEKAASSWERRVAFELCNHEKGSIFKALEECLKSDSLDMAKSCLVLATWLTYMLSTLPHTGIRGVARKSLLEEFINVHQSSKNLEEKILATLAIKTFITDPTALEMLGAYAKSIYRTLRELNRNSVVVTDIMKALMNLSSVDATELWSCSEMVELDASANGEVVSLLHLNGRLISSHSDGTIKVWETGKRMIRLIQDVGEHTKAVTCLYVSSLGDKLYSGSSNKTIGVWAIKPEEIHCLEVHDVKEAVNDLAANGNVACYVSQGTGVKVYNWSGAPRHINFNKYMKCLAMSRDKLXCGCSGYSILEIDLRNYTSNTFYSGTRKLLGKQVMHSLHVRDDLLFAGGSSVDAIAGKVFSLSTKAVKGSFSTGFDIHXVAVNNDFIFTAXCGIIEVWLRGRVRKAASIKMAHAKITSLTSDIDETMLFAGSYDGKIQVRTLKKKKS comes from the exons ATGAATGCAAAGTATGGGTTTTCGATGGACCAAAAGAATATGGTGAAATTGTTGGTGACAACTATTGATAATTTCACCCGAGATCGGTTGATTAATAAGGAAGAGAGAGCCCAACACAAAGAACAGTGTGCAGAGAGATTGGCAGCTGAAGATGGAAGCTATGAGAAAGAGATGGCGGAGGTCCGGTATTCGGATCAAGCAGTGTTGGCAAATTTGGATTGGGGTATTGAAGTGCTTGAAGAAGCTGTGGAGACCTCCAACATGGAAACCAAGCTTACAAGATTAGACCATGCAGAGAAGATGTTGCAGGTTTGTGCCTTGTTGAGCTCCGACCATAAAACTGCCGGGGTTCCAAACTTCTATCTCTCCGCTTGGGCTCACCTCAACCTTTCATACCTGTGGAAGCTGCGGAACAATGTTCACAATTCAGTTCTTCATGTTCTCGAGATGTTTATTGTAGACCCTTTCTTCTCGCGGATCGATTTCGCTCCCGAGCTCTGGAAAGACTTGTTTCTTCCACATATGAGCTCGATTGTTGGGTGGTATTCGGAGGAGAGGCACAGGCTGGTGATGCAAGCAATTCCAGACGCTTCTGATTTGTCCTTCACAGCCGATTTGGATCAGTTCTTCAATGAGTCTGTGATCTTAACACTGAGGCCAGATGAGTTGGAGAAATTGCAGAAGCTGGAGAAGCTTTATGGAGAATCATTAGATGAGAATACAAGGCTTTTCGCCAAACACTATAAAGATTGCATGAACTCTGATTCAACCTCAAGCAAGAGGGAGAGGATGATTCCAATGTTCCCAATTGCAGAGCCACCAACGACTCCTTTGCATGAGGTGAACAGGTCGATTCCAGATTATGTGAAATTCGGCCCTATCTTGCCCAAGAGTGCTGGGTTCTC AATGCTAAACTCTAAATATGGTGCAAGAGAAGCAAGCCGGTCA TATACCTTGGCTTCATGCAGAACCAATGTAAGTTCCAGCACCTCTCAGATTCTGGAGGAGTCTGCTGGATGGGACCCTCAG GAGGATTTACTGGAAGAGAATGAAGATGATTCTGAATATGAGGCAGATGATGGGTACGTGGATTCTGATGAAATATCCAACAAAAGTACATCTCTTAGCAGAAGGACGATGGAAACTGGGCCTAAAGCACTGCCATATGAAATAAAGATTCAAACACGTCCGaattcttctattttctctccTCTGGATTCTCCCAAAACCCCGTCTCCAAAGATTCCATCTCCAAAACCAGACAAGcactttaaaaaattacacGTTTTACTCCTAATGTCCACCCGTGTCAAGGATCTGACTGTTGCCACCTCGTTGCCTGCATCTCCTCACATCCGGAGTGATTCCAGCATCAGCTCAGCAGAGTCTGATGGTGAA ACCCAGAAAATTTTCAGGAAAATCTGTAGCCGGAGACGAAGAATGAGCTGTGACAATGTGAATATCCAAGTAGTAGAAAATAG TTCCATTCATGAAGGTGATGAGGGAAGCCAGAGCTTCATTTCTCTGCCAACGTCTGACAAGTCGG ATCGAACAAAACCACCTAAGGATTTTGTTTGCCCCATTACAAGCCATATCTTTGGTGATCCTGTTACCCTTGAAACAGGCCAGACATTTGAAAGAAAAGCAATTCAAGAATGGCTTGAAAGAGGAAACATGACATGCCCTATTACACGGCAACCTCTCTCAGCCACTACACTGCCCAAAACAAACTATGTTTTGAAGGGACTTATAACATCATGGAAAGAACAGTATCCTGATCTGGCTCAGGAATTTTCATACTCCGAAACACCAAGAGACTCATTTGGTTCCCATTCCTCAAAAGAAACCCCCTTGGCCTCAACGCTTGACAGAACAAGTGATTTCTACTGTTATCAGAGTGTAAATGAGCATCTAAACAATAGGAGCAAAAGGTTTGCGCGAGCATCTGCATTCTCATCACCAACCAGTGTGATATCTCAAGCTGAAGTGGAAACGATTATTAATGGTTTAAAACCATATGTTTCGTGTCTATGTAATTCAGAGAACTTACAAGAGTGTGAAGAAGGTGTGCTGGCAATAGCAGGATTACTGAAGGACTCAAAGGCTGATCGTGGGGTTCAATCTTATTTATCCAATCCAACAATTGTAAACGGGTTTGGGGAAATACTATCTGCTTCTAAGAACAGAGAAGTTCTCAGAACCTCGATTTACATTCTCTCAGAGCTGCTAATTGCAGATGAAAGTATTAGGGAGGCTCTTTCCAGTGTAGATTCTGATTTTGATTGCCTGGCTGCTCTGCTAAAGAATGGGCTAGCTGAGGCTGCTGTTCTTATATTCCAGCTGAGGCCAGCATTTTCTCAACTTTCAGTTCATGAACTTGTACCCTCCCTTGTTCAGATAATTCTGAACAGAAGTACAGAGTTGGATGGTCTTCAGTTTGTAATGGAGCCCCAAGATGCTGCCATAGCAATGCTTGAGCAGGTTTTGATGGGAGGGGATAATTGCAGTAGGTCCCTCAATGCCTTGAGTGTCATTTCTGCAAATGGAATCCCTGCCTTAACCAAGTGTTTGGATAGGTTGGAAGGCAGGAGATCCATTGTTTCCATACTTTTCTGTTGCATGCAAGCTGAAAAAAGTTGCCGGAACTTGATAGCAAATAGAATTGAATTATCCCCAGTTCTCGAGTTATTTCATGCTGGAACTGATGGTGTGAGAGGCATATGTATAGATTTTCTCTCAGAGCTTGTTCGGTTGAACAG GAGGACATGCTGCAACCAAATCTTGCACATAATAAAAGATGAAGGAGCATTTAGTACCATGCATACCTTTCTTGTGTATCTTCAAATGGCTCCTGTGAAGCAGCAACCTGCAATTGCAGCCCTTCTTCTTCAGCTTGATCTCCTG GTTGAGCCACGGAAGATGAGCATATACAGGGAAGAAGCTATAGATGCACTAATCGAAGCAGTCAGGAGAAAGGACTTCTCTAATTCTCAGATGATGGCTCTAGATGCTTTATTATCTCTTTCTGGGCGTCTGACTTCCTCCGGCGAGCCCTATTCCGAAGCTTGGTTACTCAAGATTGCAGGGTTTGACCAACCTTACAACGCTTTGATGAAGGCAGAAGAGCTGAGAAAACATGACAATGATTTGATGGAAACAATGGTTTGCATTTGTCTG gaagaggaagagaaagctGCAAGCTCTTGGGAGAGAAGGGTAGCTTTTGAACTTTGCAACCACGAAAAGGGCTCTATTTTCAAAGCCTTGGAGGAATGCCTCAAGAGTGATTCCCTAGATATGGCAAAATCATGCCTAGTTCTTGCCACATGGCTCACATACATGCTTTCTACTCTTCCTCATACTGGTATAAGAGGTGTTGCTCGCAAGTCCTTGCTTGAAGAATTCATAAATGTCCACCAATCATCTAAGAACCTGGAGGAAAAGATTCTGGCCACTCTTGCTATCAAAACCTTTATTACTGATCCAA CTGCACTTGAAATGCTGGGAGCATATGCTAAAAGCATCTACAGAACCTTGAGAGAGCTCAACAGGAATTCAGTGGTGGTGACAGATATAATGAAAGCCTTGATGAATTTATCATCCGTTGATGCA ACAGAGTTGTGGAGTTGTTCTGAAATGGTTGAGTTAGATGCATCCGCTAATGGTGAGGTTGTGTCTTTGCTTCATCTAAATGGCCGGCTTATAAGCAGCCACTCCGACGGAACAATTAAG GTGTGGGAAACTGGGAAGAGGATGATAAGATTGATTCAAGATGTTGGAGAACATACAAAGGCTGTCACATGCCTCTATGTTTCATCTTTAGGTGACAAACTATATAGCGGTTCCTCTAACAAAACAATTGGG GTCTGGGCAATCAAACCTGAAGAAATTCACTGTCTTGAAGTTCATGATGTGAAAGAGGCAGTAAACGACTTGGCAGCCAATGGTAATGTGGCATGCTATGTTTCTCAAGGAACTGGAGTAAAG GTGTATAACTGGTCTGGAGCTCCAAGGCACATAAATTTCAACAAATACATGAAATGCCTTGCCATGAGTCGAGATAAAC TTTGCGGTTGTTCTGGTTATAGTATATTA gaGATTGATTTGCGCAATTACACATCAAACACGTTCTACTCTGGTACAAGAAAATTATTGGGTAAACAAGTAATGCACTCCCTGCATGTTCGTGATGACCTCCTCTTCGCCGGTGGTTCTTCAGTCGATGCTATAGCTGGAAAG GTATTTTCCCTTTCCACCAAGGCAGTGAAAGGATCATTCTCAACGGGATTTGATATCC GGGTTGCCGTCAACAATGACTTCATATTTACCG AGTGTGGGATCATTGAGGTTTGGTTAAGAGGAAGAGTCAGAAAAGCTGCTTCTATCAAAATGGCCCATGCAAAGATTACATCATTGACATCAGATATTGATGAAACAATGCTTTTCGCTGGTTCCTACGATGGAAAGATCCAGGTTagaaccctaaaaaaaaaaaaatcataa
- the LOC132189165 gene encoding tubulin beta-1 chain, with protein MREILHIQGGQCGNQIGSKFWEVICDEHGIDPTGRYRGDESSDLQLERINVYYNEASGGRYVPRAVLMDLEPGTMDSIRSGPFGQIFRPDNFVFGQSGAGNNWAKGHYTEGAELIDAVLDVVRKEAENCDCLQGFQVCHSLGGGTGSGMGTLLISKIREEYPDRMMLTFSVFPSPKVSDTVVEPYNATLSVHQLVENADECMVLDNEALYDICFRTLKLSTPSFGDLNHLISATMSGVTCCLRFPGQLNSDLRKLAVNLIPFPRLHFFMVGFAPLTSRGSQQYISLTVPELTQQMWDAKNMMCAADPRHGRYLTASAMFRGKMSTKEVDEQMINVQNKNSSYFVEWIPNNVKSSVCDIPPMGLKMASTFVGNSTSIQEMFRRVSEQFTAMFRRKAFLHWYTGEGMDEMEFTEAESNMNDLVAEYQQYQDATADDEGEYEEEGEENYEG; from the exons ATGAGGGAGATCTTGCACATTCAAGGAGGCCAATGCGGGAACCAAATCGGGTCCAAGTTTTGGGAGGTGATCTGCGACGAGCACGGGATCGACCCGACGGGTCGGTACAGGGGAGATGAGTCTTCGGATCTCCAACTGGAGCGGATCAACGTGTACTACAACGAGGCCTCGGGCGGCCGGTACGTGCCCCGGGCGGTGCTTATGGATTTAGAGCCGGGCACCATGGACAGCATCCGATCCGGCCCGTTCGGCCAGATCTTCCGCCCCGATAACTTCGTGTTCGGGCAGTCCGGCGCCGGCAACAACTGGGCCAAAGGTCACTACACCGAGGGAGCCGAGTTGATCGACGCCGTTCTTGACGTTGTTCGCAAGGAGGCCGAGAATTGCGATTGCTTGCAAG GTTTTCAAGTATGTCATTCACTTGGAGGAGGCACAGGGTCTGGCATGGGAACCCTCCTGATATCAAAGATTAGAGAGGAATATCCAGACAGAATGATGCTCACATTCTCTGTTTTCCCTTCTCCGAAGGTTTCTGACACGGTTGTGGAGCCGTACAATGCTACCCTCTCAGTTCACCAGTTGGTAGAGAATGCTGATGAATGCATGGTTCTTGATAATGAAGCACTTTATGACATTTGCTTCAGGACCCTAAAGCTCAGCACTCCAAGCT TTGGTGATCTTAACCATTTGATCTCAGCAACTATGAGTGGGGTAACATGTTGCCTGAGGTTCCCTGGCCAGCTGAACTCCGACCTCCGGAAGTTGGCTGTTAATTTGATCCCCTTCCCACGACTTCATTTCTTCATGGTGGGGTTTGCACCACTCACCTCTCGTGGGTCCCAGCAGTACATCTCCCTTACTGTCCCAGAGTTGACTCAGCAAATGTGGGATGCCAAGAACATGATGTGTGCTGCTGACCCCCGCCATGGCCGCTACCTGACAGCCTCGGCAATGTTCAGGGGAAAGATGAGCACCAAAGAGGTGGATGAACAGATGATAAACGTGCAGAACAAGAATTCATCATACTTTGTGGAGTGGATTCCAAACAATGTGAAGTCAAGTGTGTGTGACATTCCACCAATGGGTCTGAAGATGGCATCTACTTTTGTTGGGAACTCCACATCAATCCAGGAAATGTTCAGGAGGGTGAGTGAGCAATTCACAGCCATGTTCCGCCGCAAGGCTTTCTTGCATTGGTACACCGGTGAAGGAATGGATGAGATGGAGTTCACAGAAGCGGAAAGCAACATGAATGATTTGGTGGCAGAGTACCAGCAATACCAGGATGCTACAGCTGATGATGAAGGCGAGtatgaggaagaaggagaagaaaattaTGAGGGTTAA
- the LOC132189927 gene encoding uncharacterized protein LOC132189927 isoform X2 — protein sequence MASDGVPPPLIAAQLNYLLNHFPLSVKVDQMWSGSKYYPGVLDRFTIAIPYCLDVVKWDVIYNVESPMSAPDVIFGPDDENFHPLSAKSKTDSLLDDWNSRDPTRLMALIQELRDRYVEYQKKRVAEVDDDRLKFEISTIVFREGIEMYMSSGAEKPEEVRFAVPLTDMNIDKMVPGCPWRHPPKIYLQVMYPVGRKYGSAPSAPRLKLVSTSELKAIFSIEDVKLPPWCMAEYLPHLEEFLEKQILEAVSLIDVRRRFIEALAPLFGRPLEADPVFCRKATFLAGSGVFTFLVHFMIPTQFPKLPPALMLQSSQHLNSQGVPLKSLPLTDYPWSPRWDVSLMAERIFEFLADEALNFKRYCNESQLQH from the exons ATGGCTTCGGACGGTGTTCCTCCTCCGTTAATCGCCGCTCAGCTCAATTACCTCCTCAACCACTTTCCCCTCTCTGTTAAG GTTGATCAGATGTGGTCCGGTAGCAAGTACTACCCTGGAGTCCTTGACCGGTTCACGATAGCAATCCCGTATTGCCTTGACGTTGTCAAAT GGGATGTCATATACAACGTAGAGTCGCCAATGTCCGCGCCGGATGTTATATTTGGACCGGACGATGAAAATTTTCATCCACTGAGCGCAAAGTCGAAGACTGATAGCTTACTTGATGATTGGAACAGCAGAGACCCTACGCGGCTAATGGCTCTCATTCAAGAACTCAG ggATCGATATGTGGAGTACCAGAAAAAGCGTGTTGCGGAGGTTGATGATGATAGGTTGAAATTCGAAATTAGCACTATTGTATTTAGAGAG GGAATTGAAATGTATATGAGCTCAGGTGCTGAAAAG CCAGAGGAAGTCAGATTTGCAGTGCCTTTAACAGACATGAACATTGATAAGATGGTGCCTGGGTGCCCTTGGAGACATCCGCCAAAGATATACTTGCAG gttATGTACCCTGTTGGGAGAAAATATGGATCTGCTCCTTCAGCACCTCGTCTGAAATTAGTGTCTACCTCTGAGTTGAAGGCTATCTTTTCCATTGAAGATGTCAAACTTCCTCCATG GTGCATGGCTGAATATCTTCCCCATCTGGAAGAATTTCTTGAGAAACAG ATCTTGGAGGCAGTTTCACTAATTGATGTTAGAAGGCGCTTTATTGAGGCGTTAGCCCCTCTGTTTGGAAGGCCATTAGAAGCTGATCCG GTATTTTGCCGGAAGGCAACATTTCTAGCTGGCTCTGGGGTGTTTACGTTCCTG GTTCACTTTATGATTCCAACTCAGTTTCCAAAGCTGCCACCAGCTTTGATGCTTCAAAGTTCTCAG CATTTGAACTCCCAAGGTGTACCACTCAAGTCTCTTCCTCTGACTGATTACCCATGGAGCCCAAGATGGGATGTGTCACTAATGGCGGAGCGGATCTT TGAGTTTTTGGCGGATGAGGCTTTGAACTTTAAGAGGTACTGCAACGAGTCTCAGCTTCAACACTAG